A portion of the Pedobacter cryoconitis genome contains these proteins:
- a CDS encoding RNA polymerase sigma factor, with amino-acid sequence MESEKTVYSYFSDTMLLKHLKKGDRLAFTEIFERYWKKVYNESYKRIQNPTLAESITEIVFVGLWEEKENKKKQKLLPYLLTSLRSHVLQLYREGKAVPRVERKSNYSMLTCIHTGIN; translated from the coding sequence ATGGAATCAGAAAAAACCGTTTACAGTTATTTTAGTGACACGATGTTACTCAAACATTTAAAAAAAGGTGACCGGCTCGCATTCACAGAAATTTTTGAACGGTACTGGAAGAAAGTCTATAACGAGTCTTATAAAAGAATACAAAATCCAACGCTTGCTGAATCAATTACTGAAATTGTTTTCGTTGGTCTTTGGGAAGAAAAGGAAAATAAAAAAAAACAAAAATTACTTCCTTATTTATTAACTTCTTTACGTTCTCATGTGCTGCAACTCTATAGAGAGGGAAAAGCAGTACCACGTGTTGAGCGCAAGTCAAATTATTCAATGTTAACGTGCATCCATACCGGAATTAATTAG
- a CDS encoding glycoside hydrolase family 16 protein, which translates to MKNMYFIAVIAMLSISCKKDQATAYNTGQQTDKKSVAAVSTIFFSGLTWNVKDLGNTTVGPGPNYWSGNSVWVDAQGFLHLKLKKDPATGRWNCAEIYSQQKFGYGSYVWQIEGRPDQLDPNLVFGLFNYKDGDDGHHEVDIEFARWGNSQWPNFNYTVYPAYGNPDTRDSKTYELALNGTYSTYKFTRTNQQVAYKSYHGHTQNEANAFYSYNTPAGFPVSTEALPVHMNLWLFSGHAPINGQEVEMIIHSFKFTPQ; encoded by the coding sequence ATGAAAAACATGTATTTTATCGCAGTCATTGCGATGCTCTCCATCTCTTGTAAAAAAGATCAGGCCACTGCTTACAATACCGGGCAGCAAACAGACAAAAAATCGGTTGCTGCAGTCAGTACCATTTTCTTTAGCGGTCTTACCTGGAATGTGAAGGACCTGGGTAATACGACTGTAGGCCCAGGTCCTAATTATTGGTCTGGAAACAGTGTCTGGGTGGATGCTCAGGGATTCCTTCACTTAAAATTAAAAAAAGATCCGGCAACTGGCAGATGGAATTGTGCGGAGATTTATTCGCAGCAGAAATTTGGCTATGGTTCTTATGTCTGGCAAATAGAAGGCCGCCCGGATCAGTTAGATCCAAACCTGGTATTTGGCTTGTTCAATTATAAGGATGGCGATGACGGTCATCATGAAGTGGATATTGAATTTGCAAGATGGGGAAATAGCCAATGGCCTAATTTTAATTATACAGTCTATCCTGCCTATGGAAATCCAGACACAAGAGATTCTAAAACTTATGAACTAGCTTTAAATGGTACTTATAGTACTTATAAATTCACCCGTACGAACCAACAGGTGGCTTATAAAAGTTATCATGGACATACGCAAAACGAAGCCAATGCTTTTTATTCCTACAATACTCCTGCAGGTTTCCCGGTTAGTACAGAAGCGCTGCCGGTACATATGAATTTATGGTTGTTTAGTGGCCATGCTCCTATAAATGGACAGGAAGTAGAAATGATCATTCACTCTTTTAAATTTACGCCTCAGTAA
- a CDS encoding TIGR01777 family oxidoreductase, whose protein sequence is MKYNKIILAGGNGYLGGVLAQYYRELAAEVIILSRTQKTADENIKTLVWDGINEGEWADILEGADLLINLCGKNVNCRYTEKNRQEIIASRQQPTQLLALVIGKMKAPPKLWINVTSATIYRHAEDHPQDEETGDIGYGFSIDVCRLWERTFFETDTPKTRKVALRMAIVLGRSDGAFPRLLNLVKFGLGGHQGDGQQYVSWIHEQDAAKCTEWLLQKEELSGIINCAAPEALSNTDLMKLLRRSYGIPFGFPAPAWLLEIGAKLIGTETELILKSRWVTPKRLLDNGYTFLFSKAEHAVKDILSIRI, encoded by the coding sequence ATGAAGTATAATAAAATTATTCTGGCCGGAGGTAATGGTTACCTGGGGGGTGTACTGGCACAATATTATCGGGAACTGGCTGCTGAAGTTATCATCCTGAGCAGAACTCAAAAGACAGCAGATGAAAATATTAAAACATTAGTGTGGGATGGAATAAATGAGGGAGAATGGGCTGATATTTTAGAAGGAGCTGATCTTTTAATAAATCTTTGTGGTAAAAATGTGAATTGCCGGTATACGGAGAAAAATAGGCAAGAAATTATTGCGTCAAGACAGCAACCGACCCAACTGCTGGCTTTGGTCATTGGTAAAATGAAGGCTCCTCCTAAGCTGTGGATCAATGTAACTTCTGCAACTATTTACCGCCACGCTGAAGACCATCCTCAGGATGAAGAAACCGGAGATATTGGTTATGGTTTTTCTATTGATGTTTGCCGGTTATGGGAACGTACTTTCTTTGAGACAGATACGCCAAAGACAAGGAAGGTTGCTTTACGTATGGCTATTGTTCTTGGCCGGAGCGATGGTGCATTTCCCCGTTTGCTGAACCTGGTGAAATTTGGACTGGGTGGGCATCAGGGAGATGGCCAACAGTATGTTTCATGGATTCATGAGCAGGATGCCGCAAAATGTACGGAATGGTTACTACAAAAGGAAGAATTAAGTGGGATTATTAATTGTGCTGCGCCAGAGGCGCTCAGTAACACAGACCTGATGAAATTGCTTCGCAGATCTTACGGCATTCCCTTCGGGTTCCCTGCTCCAGCATGGTTACTGGAAATTGGTGCAAAATTGATTGGAACAGAAACTGAGCTTATTTTAAAAAGCAGATGGGTTACGCCCAAACGTCTGTTGGATAACGGTTATACTTTTTTATTTTCCAAAGCAGAACATGCTGTGAAAGATATTCTAAGCATACGGATTTAG
- a CDS encoding GbsR/MarR family transcriptional regulator — protein sequence MELSEAKQKFIEAWGKLGSEWGINRTMAQVHALLLISPEALTTEEIMVTLSISRGNANMTLRELIGWGLVEKQHKAGERKEYFFADKDTWNIARQVAKERRKRELDPVIKILDELSKVEGDAKDPEFMTFTKSVKDINKLAKNVDKTLDTMLKAEESWFWGSIFKMFK from the coding sequence ATGGAATTATCAGAAGCAAAACAGAAGTTTATAGAGGCATGGGGGAAATTGGGTTCTGAATGGGGGATCAACCGGACTATGGCACAGGTTCATGCCTTACTCTTAATTTCACCTGAAGCGCTAACGACCGAAGAAATCATGGTTACCCTGAGTATTTCAAGAGGTAATGCAAACATGACGCTCAGAGAATTAATTGGGTGGGGCTTAGTAGAAAAACAACATAAAGCAGGGGAGCGTAAAGAGTATTTCTTTGCAGATAAAGATACCTGGAATATCGCCAGGCAAGTAGCTAAGGAACGAAGAAAAAGAGAACTTGATCCGGTGATCAAAATTCTTGATGAATTGTCTAAAGTGGAAGGAGATGCAAAAGATCCTGAATTTATGACCTTTACGAAATCTGTTAAAGACATTAATAAATTAGCTAAAAATGTGGATAAAACTTTAGATACAATGCTTAAGGCAGAAGAAAGCTGGTTTTGGGGGTCCATATTTAAGATGTTTAAATAA